From one Microbulbifer sp. A4B17 genomic stretch:
- a CDS encoding LytTR family DNA-binding domain-containing protein, whose protein sequence is MTQLRVLIVDDEPLARARLHRQLERIDNCIAVGEAADIEAGLSQIRELDPDLVLLDIEMPGGSGLELAQQLSSFACPPAIIFCTAHDEFALPAFATSAVGYLLKPVNVEQLREAVSKAQRLSKPQQQLLTKQDLEEPSGRSRIKAISRLGVELLDVDSIRCLVADSKYVVAHHSAGETILDESLKELESEFGQRFVRIHRSALVAVQYIVGLRRDGTNYRVELDGVTAAPLVSRRMLPSVKGLIAEMC, encoded by the coding sequence GTGACCCAATTGCGCGTACTGATTGTTGATGATGAGCCTTTGGCTCGTGCCCGTCTGCACCGGCAGTTGGAGAGGATCGATAATTGTATTGCTGTGGGAGAAGCGGCAGATATTGAAGCCGGACTATCACAGATCCGCGAACTCGACCCGGACCTTGTGCTACTGGATATTGAAATGCCCGGTGGTAGCGGCCTGGAATTGGCTCAGCAGTTATCCAGTTTCGCGTGTCCGCCGGCAATAATTTTCTGCACTGCCCACGATGAGTTTGCTTTGCCCGCTTTTGCCACCTCAGCGGTTGGGTATCTATTAAAACCTGTGAATGTCGAACAGCTGCGCGAGGCGGTTTCCAAAGCGCAGCGTCTGAGTAAGCCGCAGCAGCAGTTGTTAACCAAGCAGGATCTGGAGGAGCCCAGTGGCCGTAGCCGTATTAAGGCGATAAGTCGCCTGGGGGTGGAGTTGCTGGATGTAGATTCCATCCGCTGTCTGGTTGCGGACAGCAAGTATGTTGTGGCCCATCACTCTGCTGGAGAGACCATTCTGGATGAGTCTCTAAAAGAGCTTGAGAGTGAGTTTGGACAGCGTTTCGTGCGTATTCATCGCAGCGCGCTGGTGGCTGTGCAATATATTGTTGGGTTGCGCAGGGACGGTACAAATTACCGGGTAGAGCTGGATGGCGTAACAGCAGCGCCGCTGGTGAGCCGGCGCATGCTGCCCTCGGTAAAAGGATTGATCGCAGAGATGTGTTAG
- a CDS encoding YggS family pyridoxal phosphate-dependent enzyme → MRKETIVENLNAVGERIVTCCNNCDRNPAEITLLAVSKTRPAEDLRIAFAAGQHHFGENYLQEALQKQDALSDLDIHWHFIGPLQSNKSRAVAERFQWMHTVDRLKIAQRLSAQRPSNMAPLNICLQVNIDGEQSKSGIAPQDLVALAREVMILPGLRLRGLMAIPAARDNVFEQEKPFIQLAGLLQSLREEFPEQALETLSMGMSKDMEAAIACGATIVRIGTDIFGARNYSA, encoded by the coding sequence ATGCGCAAAGAGACAATCGTCGAAAACCTGAATGCAGTAGGTGAGCGGATTGTGACATGCTGCAACAACTGCGATCGCAACCCCGCAGAAATTACCCTGTTGGCGGTTTCCAAAACACGACCGGCGGAAGACCTGCGGATTGCTTTTGCAGCTGGCCAGCATCACTTTGGCGAAAACTATTTACAGGAAGCCCTGCAAAAACAGGATGCCCTGTCCGACCTGGATATTCACTGGCATTTTATTGGGCCGCTTCAATCGAACAAAAGCCGCGCTGTGGCGGAGCGATTCCAGTGGATGCACACGGTGGATCGCTTAAAAATCGCCCAACGTCTGTCGGCACAGCGTCCCAGTAATATGGCACCACTCAATATCTGCTTGCAGGTGAATATCGATGGCGAGCAGAGCAAGTCTGGCATAGCTCCACAGGATTTGGTGGCTCTGGCGCGTGAAGTGATGATATTGCCAGGGCTGCGCCTGCGTGGCTTGATGGCGATTCCCGCTGCTCGTGACAATGTATTTGAGCAGGAAAAACCGTTTATCCAGTTGGCAGGGCTGCTGCAAAGTCTTCGCGAAGAATTTCCCGAACAGGCCCTCGAAACACTATCCATGGGTATGTCTAAAGATATGGAGGCTGCTATTGCCTGCGGCGCCACTATTGTGCGTATCGGCACGGATATTTTTGGGGCACGAAACTATTCTGCATGA
- the proC gene encoding pyrroline-5-carboxylate reductase: MKNLLPSEATEVMRVSAADPKIVFIGGAGNMAGAVIGGLVASGHPADKIIATGRDLAKLNAFAETHGVSISDDNAAAVAEADVIVLSVKPQVMRALCEELKPHLAERTPLIITFAAGIPLAAYQRWMGEHLPIVRAMPNTPALVQTGVTGLYADSQVTDEQRELAERIVDAVGISYWVDEERGIDQVIAVAGSAPAYFFQFMEAMIDAASAGGLARADAERLVLQTALGAAKLAVASDVDVAQLKRNVMSPGGTTERAVQRFEQGGLPQLVADAMRDCEERAAEMAKELDS; encoded by the coding sequence GTGAAAAACCTTTTACCATCTGAAGCTACCGAGGTGATGAGAGTGAGTGCCGCAGACCCTAAAATCGTCTTTATCGGAGGTGCCGGCAATATGGCTGGTGCGGTTATAGGTGGTTTGGTGGCTTCTGGCCATCCAGCAGATAAGATTATTGCTACGGGTCGCGACCTGGCCAAGCTCAATGCTTTTGCGGAAACTCATGGTGTCAGCATCAGTGATGACAATGCTGCTGCGGTTGCAGAAGCAGATGTGATTGTTCTATCTGTTAAGCCACAGGTTATGCGCGCACTGTGTGAGGAGTTAAAGCCACATCTTGCCGAGCGAACGCCGCTCATTATCACTTTTGCAGCGGGCATCCCTCTGGCTGCTTACCAGCGTTGGATGGGAGAGCACCTACCCATTGTCAGGGCAATGCCCAATACTCCCGCATTGGTACAAACCGGGGTTACCGGTCTCTATGCCGATAGCCAAGTAACAGATGAGCAGAGAGAGCTTGCCGAGCGTATCGTTGATGCAGTGGGCATCTCTTACTGGGTTGACGAAGAACGCGGCATTGATCAGGTAATTGCAGTAGCGGGATCGGCACCAGCTTACTTTTTCCAGTTTATGGAGGCCATGATTGATGCGGCCTCCGCTGGTGGTCTCGCTCGCGCTGATGCGGAGCGCCTTGTGTTGCAAACTGCTCTGGGCGCCGCCAAACTGGCCGTCGCCAGTGATGTAGATGTCGCGCAATTAAAACGCAATGTAATGTCGCCGGGTGGCACTACTGAGCGTGCCGTTCAAAGATTTGAGCAGGGTGGATTGCCACAATTGGTAGCCGATGCCATGCGCGATTGTGAGGAGCGGGCTGCGGAAATGGCAAAAGAATTAGACAGTTAA
- a CDS encoding type IV pilus twitching motility protein PilT: MDITELLAFSAKQNASDLHLSAGLPPMIRVDGDVRRINLPSMEHKQVHGLIYEIMNDKQRKDYEELLETDFSFEVPGVARFRVNAFNHNRGAGAVFRTIPSKVLTMEDLGMGQVFKQISDTPRGLVLVTGPTGSGKSTTLAAMMDYINDNKYEHILTIEDPIEFVHESKKCLVNQREVHRDTHGFAEALRSALREDPDIILVGEMRDLETIRLALTAAETGHLVFGTLHTTSAAKTIDRVVDVFPAQEKAMVRSMLSESLQAVISQTLMKKNGGGRVAAHEIMRGTPAIRNLIREDKIAQMYSAIQTGASVGMQTMDQCLEDLVARRIISREVAREKAKMPENF; this comes from the coding sequence ATGGATATCACTGAACTCCTCGCCTTTAGCGCCAAGCAAAACGCCTCGGACCTACACCTCTCGGCGGGCCTGCCGCCGATGATTCGTGTCGACGGCGACGTGCGTCGTATCAACCTGCCCTCGATGGAGCACAAGCAGGTACACGGCCTGATCTACGAGATCATGAACGATAAGCAGCGCAAGGATTACGAAGAACTACTGGAAACAGACTTCTCTTTTGAAGTCCCCGGTGTCGCCCGCTTTCGTGTAAACGCCTTTAACCACAACCGGGGTGCCGGCGCCGTATTCCGGACCATTCCCTCCAAGGTTCTCACTATGGAAGACCTGGGAATGGGCCAGGTTTTCAAGCAGATTTCAGATACTCCCCGCGGCTTGGTGCTGGTAACCGGGCCCACGGGTTCCGGTAAGTCCACTACCCTGGCGGCGATGATGGACTACATCAACGACAATAAATACGAGCATATCCTCACCATTGAGGACCCGATCGAATTTGTGCACGAATCCAAGAAGTGCCTGGTGAACCAGCGTGAGGTACACCGGGATACCCACGGCTTTGCCGAGGCACTGCGCTCTGCACTGCGTGAAGACCCGGACATTATTCTCGTGGGTGAGATGCGGGACCTGGAGACCATTCGCCTGGCGCTGACTGCGGCAGAGACCGGTCACCTGGTATTCGGTACCCTGCACACCACTTCCGCCGCCAAAACCATTGACCGTGTGGTGGATGTATTCCCGGCGCAGGAGAAAGCCATGGTGCGTTCAATGCTGTCGGAATCCCTACAGGCCGTTATCTCCCAGACGCTAATGAAGAAAAACGGCGGTGGCCGGGTCGCTGCCCACGAAATTATGCGTGGTACCCCAGCCATCCGTAACCTGATCCGCGAAGACAAAATCGCGCAGATGTACTCGGCCATCCAGACCGGAGCCAGCGTCGGCATGCAGACCATGGACCAATGTCTGGAAGACCTGGTGGCACGCCGCATTATCAGCCGCGAAGTGGCTCGCGAGAAAGCCAAGATGCCGGAGAACTTCTAA
- a CDS encoding SDR family NAD(P)-dependent oxidoreductase encodes MNKKVALITGGNRGIGAATAKLLAHRGYLIAISYRQRKQQAEELIAELRSFGVLAIAVRADISSEKDIVQLFNAIDEQLGPISCLVNEEACGLSSINPGKRE; translated from the coding sequence ATGAATAAAAAAGTCGCCTTGATCACTGGTGGCAACCGGGGCATTGGTGCCGCGACAGCCAAATTACTTGCCCATAGGGGGTACCTGATTGCCATTAGCTACCGGCAGCGCAAGCAGCAAGCGGAAGAACTGATCGCCGAGCTTCGGTCTTTTGGTGTTTTAGCAATAGCCGTTCGCGCCGATATCTCCTCGGAGAAAGATATTGTTCAGCTATTCAATGCGATCGACGAGCAACTAGGCCCAATTAGCTGCCTGGTTAACGAGGAAGCCTGCGGCCTGTCTTCCATAAACCCAGGCAAGCGCGAATAA
- a CDS encoding YggT family protein: MVNTFSSIGVYVVGIVGILYLFAVLLRFLLQLARADFYNPLSQGIVKVTNPLLLPLRKVVPGLFGVDMASVVLALLVGWVMIMACAMIAGYGVVNPLSALLWSLIGCISTVIAVVFIGLLISIVASWIAPNSGHPVLILLHQLLEPFCGPVRRLIPPLGVIDISPIFVFILLTVADKLLFGFAQMANMPAFVYSLFWHIPGF; encoded by the coding sequence ATGGTCAATACCTTTAGCAGTATCGGCGTTTATGTCGTAGGCATAGTGGGCATTTTGTACCTTTTTGCCGTGTTGTTGCGTTTCTTATTGCAGTTGGCCCGCGCGGACTTTTATAACCCCTTATCCCAGGGTATTGTGAAGGTAACAAACCCTTTGCTACTGCCATTGCGCAAAGTAGTGCCGGGACTTTTTGGTGTCGATATGGCGTCGGTGGTGCTGGCGTTGTTAGTCGGCTGGGTGATGATTATGGCTTGCGCCATGATTGCCGGTTACGGTGTGGTTAACCCCCTCAGTGCACTGCTGTGGTCATTGATTGGCTGTATATCCACTGTGATAGCGGTGGTGTTTATCGGCTTGTTGATTTCTATCGTTGCCAGCTGGATTGCTCCGAATAGTGGCCACCCGGTTTTGATTCTATTGCATCAACTCCTGGAGCCCTTCTGCGGCCCTGTGCGACGACTGATTCCACCATTGGGAGTGATTGATATCAGCCCGATTTTCGTCTTTATCCTGCTTACCGTGGCCGACAAGCTGTTATTTGGCTTTGCCCAGATGGCCAATATGCCCGCCTTTGTCTATAGCCTGTTCTGGCATATACCCGGCTTTTAA
- a CDS encoding sensor histidine kinase, which translates to MSSPWPSGIIAQKIRKYCTGNKDSALSGQLPFLPDLCSVTSLAVLVLMGELLALVLVLALDGLPEFSWQRLGLISLVIQWVILPSAALLCRLRPSLAKMPHKLAGGLSFIAVLSVLILVMAVQRSLRAVLLQTSFDSWGFAGDCLLGAICAGVVLRYAYLQQQLYNQQQAELGARIEALQSRIRPHFLFNSMNSLASLIAVDPDRAERLVEDLCALFRASLADPKLVPLAQEITLAQRYLEIEALRLGERLRQSWQLDEGLDKVQLPSMLLQPLLENAVLHGVAQLRAGGEISVQLSQEGGMFKVVIENPLPQDSAVPAKTGNGMATENIRQRLTAYYGDRFKFTARREAGRYRVILQLPLSPREVDRREIESTTNSKKTIEVME; encoded by the coding sequence ATGTCATCCCCCTGGCCGTCGGGCATTATAGCGCAGAAAATTCGAAAATATTGCACAGGAAATAAGGATTCTGCGCTATCTGGGCAGCTTCCGTTTCTGCCAGACCTCTGTAGTGTCACCTCTCTGGCGGTACTGGTGTTGATGGGGGAATTGCTGGCATTGGTGCTGGTCCTGGCCCTGGATGGTTTACCCGAATTCAGTTGGCAGCGCCTGGGGCTGATCTCTCTGGTGATCCAATGGGTGATATTGCCCTCGGCCGCGCTACTTTGCCGGCTTCGGCCGAGCCTGGCGAAAATGCCCCACAAACTCGCTGGCGGCTTGAGTTTTATTGCAGTGCTGTCGGTGCTCATATTGGTGATGGCAGTGCAGCGCTCCCTGCGCGCGGTGCTGTTACAGACCAGCTTTGACAGTTGGGGGTTTGCGGGCGACTGCCTGCTTGGGGCTATTTGTGCGGGGGTGGTATTGCGCTACGCCTATCTTCAGCAGCAACTCTACAACCAGCAGCAGGCGGAGCTCGGTGCCCGAATTGAGGCACTTCAATCGCGGATTCGCCCCCATTTCCTCTTTAACAGTATGAACAGCCTGGCTAGTTTGATCGCTGTTGATCCTGATCGCGCGGAGCGGTTGGTAGAGGATTTATGTGCATTATTTCGTGCAAGCCTCGCCGATCCAAAGCTGGTGCCTTTAGCGCAAGAGATTACTCTAGCCCAACGCTATTTGGAGATTGAAGCCCTGCGTCTGGGGGAGCGTTTGCGCCAGAGTTGGCAGCTAGACGAGGGCCTGGATAAGGTTCAGCTGCCCAGTATGTTGCTACAACCCCTATTGGAGAATGCGGTGTTGCACGGTGTGGCACAGTTGCGGGCAGGCGGAGAGATCAGTGTACAACTCTCGCAAGAGGGGGGCATGTTCAAAGTTGTTATTGAAAACCCATTGCCACAGGACAGTGCAGTTCCTGCGAAGACTGGTAATGGCATGGCGACAGAGAATATTCGCCAGCGTCTCACTGCATACTACGGCGATCGCTTCAAATTTACCGCCCGTCGGGAGGCGGGCCGGTACCGGGTCATACTACAGCTACCCTTATCACCCCGGGAAGTGGACCGGCGGGAAATAGAGTCCACCACAAATTCCAAGAAAACGATCGAGGTGATGGAGTGA
- a CDS encoding PilT/PilU family type 4a pilus ATPase: MDIERLLQLVVEKGASDLFITAGVPPSIKLHGRVVPCSSTALTPEKARELVVGTMNEKQRREFAEQKELNFAIAVRNVGRFRVSAFFQRNLVGMVLRRIETKIPTIDGLGLPDVLKDLAMTKRGLIIFVGATGTGKSTSLASMIGHRNENTKGHIITIEDPIEFIHQHRGCIVTQREVGLDTESFDVALKNTLRQAPDVILIGEVRSRETMDHAIAFAETGHLCLCTLHANNANQALDRIIHFFPADRHKQLFMDLSLNLKAMVAQQLVPTPDGDGRRACLEIMINTPLMSDLIRKGEVDKIKELMKRSGEQGMQTFDQALYELYDGGEITYEDALSHADSANDLRLMIKLKSESDAEYLNSAAGELSLQNDSEYGDGGPQLY, translated from the coding sequence ATGGATATTGAAAGACTTCTACAACTGGTTGTAGAGAAGGGCGCTTCGGATTTATTTATCACGGCGGGCGTCCCGCCCTCCATCAAACTGCACGGCCGAGTGGTGCCCTGCAGCAGCACCGCGCTCACGCCAGAGAAGGCGCGCGAGCTGGTGGTGGGAACCATGAACGAGAAACAGCGGCGCGAGTTTGCCGAGCAAAAGGAATTGAACTTCGCGATTGCAGTGCGCAACGTGGGGCGTTTCCGGGTATCGGCCTTCTTCCAGCGCAATCTGGTGGGTATGGTGCTGCGTCGCATCGAAACCAAAATCCCCACTATCGATGGACTCGGACTACCCGATGTACTCAAAGACCTGGCCATGACCAAACGCGGGCTGATTATTTTTGTCGGCGCCACCGGTACCGGTAAGTCCACATCCCTCGCCTCCATGATCGGCCACCGCAATGAGAACACCAAGGGCCATATCATCACCATTGAGGACCCGATCGAATTTATCCACCAGCATCGCGGCTGTATTGTGACCCAGCGCGAAGTGGGCCTGGATACCGAGTCTTTCGATGTAGCCCTGAAAAACACTCTGCGTCAGGCGCCAGATGTTATTCTGATCGGTGAGGTACGCTCCCGCGAAACCATGGACCACGCCATCGCTTTCGCCGAGACCGGCCATTTGTGTCTGTGCACCCTCCACGCCAACAATGCCAACCAGGCCCTCGACCGGATCATTCACTTTTTCCCGGCAGACCGCCACAAACAGTTGTTTATGGACCTGTCCCTCAACCTGAAGGCGATGGTGGCCCAGCAGCTGGTACCGACCCCCGATGGCGATGGCCGCCGTGCCTGCCTGGAGATCATGATCAATACCCCACTGATGTCGGACCTGATCCGCAAGGGCGAAGTTGATAAGATCAAGGAGTTGATGAAGCGCTCTGGTGAGCAGGGAATGCAAACCTTCGATCAGGCACTCTACGAGCTCTACGACGGGGGAGAAATTACCTATGAGGATGCCCTCTCCCACGCCGACTCTGCCAACGATTTGCGCCTGATGATTAAGCTCAAATCCGAATCCGATGCCGAGTACTTAAATAGTGCCGCTGGTGAGTTGAGTCTACAAAATGATTCAGAGTACGGAGACGGTGGTCCTCAGCTCTACTAG